In a genomic window of Saccharothrix sp. HUAS TT1:
- a CDS encoding PucR family transcriptional regulator, giving the protein MYPTVAEALALPVVRRGEPAVVAGAAGMGRRVRWVHAAEVADIAHLLRGGELVLTTGIALPDDPAGLREYVAGLASVGASGLVVELVRRWSDVLPGALVAAAEQHELPLVTLARETRFVSVTEAVVSLIVDAQLAELRAAEQVHEAFTALTVAGAEPAEVLREVARTAGLPVVLETLGHEVLAYDAAGEDPTALLADWGQRSRAVAVSERTAFHEQAGWLVTVVGARGADWGRLVLVTPEPPPHRHVVVAERAASALAVHRLVARDRESLERQTHRTLLTQLLGQSPGQPLGQSPHDLATRAAALGVPLDRRQLIGVAIRPGTATAPAQALASQEVLRDLAEATALAARRVTVPALVGVVDDTSVRALLSLPPQAGLDGVLRRLAREVHRRAAATQHALPVVVAVGTTVTALPDVRRSLGEAAHVAGAALRSPGTRLYHRLDDVRLRGLLHLLREDERVVAFADRELGQLLSRDAGQGSRLVELLRCFCEHGGNKSAAAAAAHLSRTAYYQQLSRIEQVLGVSLEDPESVLSLYVALLVHEMGERDPQLPRPPTSAT; this is encoded by the coding sequence ATGTACCCCACGGTCGCCGAAGCGCTCGCCCTGCCCGTGGTCCGGCGCGGTGAGCCGGCCGTGGTCGCGGGCGCGGCCGGGATGGGCCGCCGGGTGCGGTGGGTGCACGCGGCCGAGGTCGCCGACATCGCGCACCTGCTGCGCGGCGGCGAGCTGGTGCTCACCACCGGCATCGCGCTGCCGGACGACCCGGCCGGGCTGCGGGAGTACGTCGCCGGGCTGGCGTCGGTCGGCGCGTCCGGGCTGGTCGTGGAGCTGGTGCGGCGGTGGAGCGACGTGCTGCCCGGCGCGCTGGTCGCCGCCGCCGAGCAGCACGAGCTGCCGCTGGTGACGTTGGCGCGGGAGACCCGGTTCGTGTCGGTGACCGAGGCCGTGGTGTCGCTGATCGTGGACGCCCAGCTGGCCGAGCTGCGGGCGGCCGAGCAGGTGCACGAGGCGTTCACCGCGTTGACCGTGGCCGGCGCCGAACCGGCCGAGGTGCTGCGCGAGGTGGCCCGGACCGCCGGGCTGCCGGTGGTGCTGGAGACGCTGGGGCACGAGGTGCTGGCCTACGACGCGGCCGGTGAGGACCCGACCGCGCTGCTGGCCGACTGGGGTCAGCGGTCGCGGGCGGTGGCCGTGTCGGAGCGCACGGCGTTCCACGAGCAGGCCGGGTGGCTGGTGACCGTGGTCGGCGCGCGTGGCGCGGACTGGGGGCGGTTGGTGCTCGTCACCCCGGAACCGCCGCCGCACCGGCACGTCGTGGTGGCCGAGCGCGCCGCGTCCGCGCTGGCCGTGCACCGGCTGGTGGCCCGCGACCGCGAGTCGCTGGAGCGGCAGACGCACCGCACGCTGCTCACCCAGCTGCTCGGGCAGTCACCCGGACAGCCGCTCGGGCAGTCGCCGCACGACCTGGCGACGCGGGCGGCGGCGCTGGGCGTGCCGCTGGACCGGCGGCAGTTGATCGGCGTGGCGATCCGGCCGGGCACGGCGACCGCGCCCGCGCAGGCGCTGGCCTCGCAGGAGGTGCTGCGGGACCTCGCCGAGGCGACGGCGCTGGCGGCTCGGCGGGTGACGGTGCCCGCGCTCGTCGGCGTGGTGGACGACACGAGCGTGCGGGCGCTGCTGTCGCTGCCGCCGCAGGCGGGGTTGGACGGCGTGCTGCGGCGGCTGGCGCGGGAGGTGCACCGGCGGGCGGCGGCGACGCAGCACGCGCTGCCCGTGGTGGTGGCGGTCGGCACGACGGTGACCGCGCTGCCGGACGTGCGGCGGTCGTTGGGCGAGGCGGCGCACGTGGCGGGCGCGGCACTGCGGTCGCCGGGCACCCGGCTGTACCACCGGCTGGACGACGTGCGGCTGCGCGGGCTGCTGCACCTGCTGCGCGAGGACGAGCGGGTGGTGGCGTTCGCGGACCGCGAGCTGGGCCAGCTGCTGTCGCGCGACGCCGGCCAGGGCAGCCGGCTGGTGGAGCTGCTGCGGTGCTTCTGCGAGCACGGCGGCAACAAGTCCGCCGCCGCGGCCGCCGCGCACCTCTCGCGGACCGCGTACTACCAGCAGCTGAGCCGGATCGAGCAGGTGCTCGGGGTGTCCTTGGAGGACCCGGAGTCGGTGCTCTCGCTGTACGTGGCGCTGTTGGTGCACGAGATGGGCGAGCGGGACCCTCAGCTGCCCCGCCCGCCCACGTCGGCGACCTAG
- a CDS encoding S1 family peptidase: MSALLRPVVLAAALITATALSPTAQAVPAAPAGQDAEILSAIQRDLGLDADQARSRLAADERSAETAHGLRKRLDARFGGAWIDSSGALTVGVTRQSDADQGGVRTKVVQRSEGDLDAAKAALDANAAKAPRSVPGWYVDLPTNTVVVKSQPAKLAAARAFVAAAGVPASAVRYLTTVEQPRPLVDVIGGNAYNIGSGSRCSVGFSVNGGFVTAGHCGSTGASTSNPSGTFRSSSFPGNDYAWVQVAAGNTPRGLVNNYSGGTVSVAGSQDAPVGSAVCRSGSTTGWHCGTIQARNSSVSYPQGTVTGLIQTTVCAEPGDSGGSLLAGTQAQGVTSGGSGNCRTGGTTYFQPVNEILQAYGLSLITGGGGNPDPPTGCQNSETTYNGSLAAGGQAFQPNNSYYQSTVSGAHVGCLVGATGADFDLYLQKWNGSSWAVVAKGDSPGANESVDYNGTPGYYRYRVHAYSGSGSYALGVTNP; encoded by the coding sequence ATGTCAGCACTGTTGAGACCAGTGGTGCTCGCGGCCGCGCTGATCACCGCCACCGCCCTGTCGCCGACTGCCCAGGCCGTCCCGGCCGCCCCTGCCGGCCAGGACGCCGAAATCCTCTCCGCCATCCAGCGCGACCTCGGGCTCGACGCCGACCAGGCGCGGTCCCGGCTGGCCGCCGACGAGCGCTCCGCCGAGACCGCGCACGGCCTGCGCAAGCGGCTGGACGCGCGGTTCGGCGGCGCGTGGATCGACTCCTCCGGCGCGCTCACCGTCGGCGTGACCAGGCAGTCCGACGCCGACCAGGGCGGCGTGCGCACCAAGGTCGTGCAGCGCAGCGAGGGCGACCTGGACGCGGCGAAGGCCGCGCTGGACGCCAACGCGGCCAAGGCGCCGAGGTCCGTGCCCGGCTGGTACGTCGACCTGCCCACCAACACCGTCGTGGTGAAGTCGCAGCCCGCCAAGCTCGCCGCCGCCCGCGCGTTCGTCGCCGCGGCCGGCGTCCCGGCCTCCGCCGTCCGGTACCTGACCACGGTCGAGCAGCCCCGCCCGCTGGTCGACGTGATCGGCGGCAACGCCTACAACATCGGCAGCGGCAGCCGCTGCTCGGTCGGCTTCTCGGTCAACGGCGGGTTCGTCACCGCCGGGCACTGCGGCTCGACCGGCGCGTCCACGTCGAACCCGAGCGGCACGTTCCGCAGCTCCAGCTTCCCCGGCAACGACTACGCGTGGGTGCAGGTCGCGGCGGGCAACACCCCGCGCGGCCTGGTCAACAACTACTCCGGCGGGACGGTGTCGGTCGCGGGCTCGCAAGACGCGCCGGTCGGCTCGGCGGTGTGCCGGTCCGGGTCCACCACCGGCTGGCACTGCGGCACGATCCAGGCCCGCAACTCGTCGGTCAGCTACCCGCAGGGCACGGTGACCGGCCTGATCCAGACCACGGTGTGCGCGGAGCCCGGCGACTCGGGCGGCTCGCTGCTGGCGGGCACGCAGGCGCAGGGCGTGACCTCCGGCGGCTCCGGCAACTGCCGCACCGGCGGCACCACGTACTTCCAGCCGGTGAACGAGATCCTGCAGGCGTACGGCCTGAGCCTGATCACGGGCGGCGGCGGCAACCCGGACCCGCCGACCGGCTGCCAGAACTCGGAGACCACCTACAACGGCTCCCTGGCCGCGGGCGGGCAGGCGTTCCAGCCGAACAACAGCTACTACCAGTCCACGGTGTCCGGCGCGCACGTCGGCTGCCTGGTGGGTGCGACCGGCGCGGACTTCGACCTGTACCTGCAGAAGTGGAACGGCAGCTCGTGGGCCGTCGTGGCCAAGGGCGACAGCCCCGGCGCGAACGAGTCGGTCGACTACAACGGCACGCCCGGCTACTACCGCTACCGGGTGCACGCCTACAGCGGCTCGGGCAGCTACGCGCTCGGGGTCACCAACCCCTGA
- a CDS encoding LysR substrate-binding domain-containing protein, which produces MKLELRHLRVVCAIADAGSLSKASSLLGLAQPALTAQLHRIEGLLGGRLFERDHKGARPTALGELVLERARVLLPAFSRLQEDALRLVDDDSPGDRYRVGAVNGPMLGGLVHRLTEAHPGAHVSTQVSWSGEELSAAVAAGRLDYVLVGVCGDAPPPSEHGLTWNVIAVDPVFVLMPEDHPFTLLEEVELGALRDAQWAVTPGDGCFGDCFVAACSRAGFTPRTMYEVDINSCIDLAASGDAVALCQPTFRRVPGLAAMPLAGAPLRWRHLIGWDPEGPAAAFGPQVLRYAAEAYRETAERNPRYAGWLPEHPEYGAIPHLVGGHHSVL; this is translated from the coding sequence ATGAAGCTCGAACTGCGGCACCTGCGGGTCGTCTGCGCCATCGCGGACGCGGGCAGCCTGTCCAAGGCGTCCTCGCTGCTCGGCCTGGCGCAACCCGCCCTCACCGCCCAGCTGCACCGGATCGAGGGGCTGCTCGGGGGCAGGCTGTTCGAGCGCGACCACAAGGGCGCCCGCCCCACCGCGCTCGGCGAGCTGGTGCTCGAACGGGCGCGCGTGCTGCTGCCCGCGTTCTCCCGGCTGCAGGAGGACGCGCTGCGCCTGGTGGACGACGACTCGCCCGGCGACCGGTACCGGGTCGGCGCGGTGAACGGGCCGATGCTCGGCGGGCTGGTGCACCGGCTGACCGAGGCGCACCCCGGCGCCCACGTCTCCACCCAGGTGTCGTGGTCCGGCGAGGAGCTGTCCGCCGCGGTCGCGGCGGGCCGGCTGGACTACGTGCTGGTCGGCGTGTGCGGTGACGCGCCGCCGCCGTCGGAGCACGGGCTGACCTGGAACGTGATCGCGGTCGACCCGGTGTTCGTGCTGATGCCGGAGGACCACCCGTTCACGCTGCTGGAGGAGGTGGAGCTGGGCGCGTTGCGGGACGCGCAGTGGGCCGTCACGCCCGGCGACGGGTGCTTCGGCGACTGCTTCGTGGCCGCGTGCAGCCGGGCCGGGTTCACCCCGCGCACCATGTACGAGGTCGACATCAACAGCTGCATCGACCTGGCCGCCTCCGGTGACGCGGTCGCGCTGTGCCAGCCGACGTTCCGCCGCGTGCCCGGCCTGGCCGCGATGCCGCTGGCGGGCGCGCCGCTGCGGTGGCGGCACCTGATCGGCTGGGACCCGGAGGGGCCGGCCGCCGCCTTCGGACCGCAGGTGCTGCGGTACGCGGCCGAGGCGTACCGGGAGACCGCCGAGCGCAACCCGCGCTACGCGGGCTGGCTCCCGGAGCACCCGGAGTACGGCGCGATCCCGCACCTCGTCGGCGGCCATCACTCCGTCTTATGA
- a CDS encoding NCS1 family nucleobase:cation symporter-1 — protein MALDPATQVTTDPDGRVELRDHSAIAGSPHYNPDLAPVPLERRTWSTYNFFALWMGMAHNIPSYTLAASLVALGMDWVQAFLTITLGNLIVLVPMLLNSHAGTKYGIPFPVFARAFYGVRGANLVALLRAFIACAWFGIQTWVGGKALHVIVGRLAGDGWVDAPVVLGQVWTLWLCFLGFWVVQMLIIWRGMEAIRRFENWTAPLVSVGFLVLLAYVAVKAGGFGPILSEPSKLGWGADFWKVFFPSLMGMIAFWSTLSLNMPDFTRFGGSQRKQVVGQVLGLPTTMSFIAIVAILTTSGAMALYGEAIWDPAELASRFDSTAVVLVALVALVLATVSANLAANVVSPSYDFSNAFPKKITFAVGGLITGVIGIVIQPWRLISDPGIYIFAWLGFYGGLLASVAGVFVAGYWVLAKTRLELPDLYLSGRGAYWFKAGWNWRAVVATLVGSVLAVGGAYNGPFPADGLIPFLKPLYDYNWVVGLVGGMLVYLALAPRRENA, from the coding sequence ATGGCCCTCGACCCCGCGACCCAGGTCACGACCGATCCCGACGGCCGCGTGGAGCTGCGTGATCATTCCGCGATCGCGGGCAGCCCGCACTACAACCCCGACCTGGCGCCGGTGCCGCTGGAGCGGCGCACCTGGTCCACGTACAACTTCTTCGCGCTGTGGATGGGCATGGCGCACAACATCCCCAGCTACACGCTCGCCGCGTCGCTGGTGGCGCTGGGGATGGACTGGGTGCAGGCGTTCCTGACCATCACCCTGGGCAACCTGATCGTGCTGGTCCCGATGCTGCTCAACAGCCACGCGGGCACGAAGTACGGCATCCCCTTCCCGGTGTTCGCCCGCGCGTTCTACGGCGTGCGCGGCGCGAACCTGGTGGCGTTGCTGCGCGCGTTCATCGCGTGCGCGTGGTTCGGCATCCAGACGTGGGTCGGCGGCAAGGCGCTGCACGTCATCGTGGGCAGGCTGGCCGGCGACGGGTGGGTGGACGCGCCCGTCGTGCTGGGCCAGGTGTGGACGCTGTGGCTGTGCTTCCTGGGCTTCTGGGTGGTCCAGATGCTGATCATCTGGCGCGGCATGGAGGCGATCCGCCGGTTCGAGAACTGGACCGCGCCGCTGGTCAGCGTAGGCTTCCTGGTCCTGCTGGCGTACGTGGCGGTGAAGGCGGGCGGGTTCGGCCCGATCCTGTCGGAGCCGTCCAAGCTCGGTTGGGGCGCGGACTTCTGGAAGGTGTTCTTCCCGTCGCTGATGGGCATGATCGCGTTCTGGTCGACGCTGTCGCTGAACATGCCGGACTTCACCCGCTTCGGCGGCAGCCAGCGCAAGCAGGTCGTCGGCCAGGTCCTGGGCCTGCCGACCACGATGTCGTTCATCGCCATCGTGGCGATCCTGACCACGTCCGGCGCGATGGCGCTGTACGGCGAGGCGATCTGGGACCCGGCGGAGCTGGCGAGCCGGTTCGACAGCACGGCGGTGGTGCTGGTCGCGCTGGTGGCGCTGGTGCTGGCCACGGTCTCGGCGAACCTCGCGGCGAACGTGGTGAGCCCGTCCTACGACTTCTCGAACGCGTTCCCGAAGAAGATCACGTTCGCGGTCGGCGGGCTGATCACCGGCGTGATCGGCATCGTGATCCAGCCGTGGCGGCTGATCTCCGACCCCGGCATCTACATCTTCGCCTGGCTGGGCTTCTACGGCGGCCTGCTGGCGTCGGTGGCGGGCGTGTTCGTCGCCGGCTACTGGGTGCTGGCGAAGACCAGGCTGGAGCTGCCCGACCTGTACCTGTCCGGGCGGGGCGCGTACTGGTTCAAGGCGGGCTGGAACTGGCGCGCGGTGGTGGCCACGCTGGTCGGCTCGGTGCTCGCGGTCGGCGGCGCGTACAACGGCCCGTTCCCGGCCGACGGCCTGATCCCGTTCCTGAAACCGCTCTACGACTACAACTGGGTCGTCGGCCTGGTCGGCGGCATGCTCGTCTACCTGGCGCTGGCGCCACGGAGGGAGAACGCGTGA
- a CDS encoding nitrilase-related carbon-nitrogen hydrolase: MSTIIRAGLVQQKWTGDKESMIANAVEAVRSAASQGAQVVCLQELFYGPYFCQVQDADYYSYTEGIPDGPTTELMCELAGQLGVVLVVPMYEEEQPGVYYNTAAVIDADGTYLGKHRKNHIPQVKGFWEKFYFKPGNLGYPVFDTAVGRVGVYICYERHFPEGWRALGLNGAQIVFNPSATSRGLSEYLWRLEQTAAAVANEYYVGTINRVGVEPLGDNEFYGQSYFADPRGQLVGEAASDTEEEIVVRDLDMDLLAEVRDLWAFYRDRRPDTYEGLVRP, from the coding sequence GTGAGCACCATCATCCGAGCGGGTCTCGTGCAGCAGAAGTGGACCGGCGACAAGGAGTCGATGATCGCGAACGCGGTCGAGGCGGTCCGCTCCGCCGCGTCGCAGGGCGCGCAGGTCGTGTGCCTGCAAGAGCTGTTCTACGGGCCCTACTTCTGCCAGGTGCAGGACGCTGACTACTACTCCTACACCGAGGGCATCCCGGACGGCCCGACGACCGAGCTGATGTGCGAGCTGGCCGGGCAGCTGGGCGTCGTGCTCGTCGTGCCGATGTACGAGGAGGAGCAGCCGGGCGTCTACTACAACACCGCCGCGGTGATCGACGCGGACGGCACGTACCTCGGCAAGCACCGCAAGAACCACATCCCGCAGGTGAAGGGGTTCTGGGAGAAGTTCTACTTCAAGCCGGGCAACCTCGGCTACCCGGTGTTCGACACCGCCGTGGGCAGGGTGGGCGTCTACATCTGCTACGAGCGGCACTTCCCGGAGGGCTGGCGGGCGCTCGGGCTGAACGGCGCGCAGATCGTGTTCAACCCGTCGGCGACCAGCCGCGGCCTGTCGGAGTACCTGTGGCGGTTGGAGCAGACCGCGGCGGCCGTGGCCAACGAGTACTACGTGGGCACGATCAACCGGGTCGGCGTGGAACCGCTGGGCGACAACGAGTTCTACGGCCAGTCGTACTTCGCCGACCCGCGCGGCCAGCTCGTCGGCGAGGCGGCCTCCGACACTGAGGAGGAGATCGTCGTCCGCGACCTGGACATGGACCTGCTGGCCGAGGTCCGCGACCTGTGGGCGTTCTACCGCGACCGCCGCCCCGACACCTACGAGGGGCTGGTGCGCCCGTGA
- the hydA gene encoding dihydropyrimidinase, with product MSILIKGGTVVNATGAVTADVLVDGEEVVALLAPGFPLQADETIDATGKYVIPGGIDAHTHMEMPFGGTFSADTFETGTIAAAWGGTTTIIDFAVQTKGTSLLSTLDKWHAKADGRCAVDYGFHMIVSDVNDTSLKEMESCIDAGVNTFKMFMAYPGVFYATDGEILRAMQKARETGATIMMHAENGIAIDQLVAQALAQGRTDPVEHGLTRPAELEGEATSRAITLAKVTGSPLYIVHLSAAQALDAVTKARDTGQNVFAETCPQYLYLSLEDLAKPDFEGSKYVASPPLRPKEHQSELWRGLRTNDLSVVSTDHCPFCFKDQKELGRGDFSKIPNGMPGVEHRMDLLHQGVVAGEITLERWVEICSTTPARMFGLHPRKGVIAPGADADVVVYDPNARQVISAATHHMNVDYSAYEGMEITGKVDVVLSRGRVVVDAGGFRGSTGHGRFLSRELNQYLV from the coding sequence GTGAGCATCCTGATCAAGGGCGGCACGGTGGTCAACGCGACCGGCGCCGTCACGGCCGACGTGCTGGTGGACGGCGAGGAGGTCGTCGCCCTGCTCGCGCCCGGCTTCCCGCTCCAGGCCGACGAGACGATCGACGCCACCGGGAAGTACGTGATCCCCGGCGGCATCGACGCGCACACGCACATGGAGATGCCGTTCGGCGGCACGTTCTCCGCCGACACCTTCGAGACCGGCACGATCGCCGCGGCGTGGGGCGGCACCACCACGATCATCGACTTCGCCGTGCAGACCAAGGGCACGTCGCTGCTGTCCACGCTGGACAAGTGGCACGCCAAGGCGGACGGCAGGTGCGCCGTCGACTACGGGTTCCACATGATCGTCTCCGACGTCAACGACACGTCGTTGAAGGAGATGGAGTCCTGCATCGACGCGGGCGTGAACACGTTCAAGATGTTCATGGCCTACCCCGGCGTCTTCTACGCCACCGACGGCGAGATCCTGCGCGCCATGCAGAAGGCCCGCGAGACCGGCGCGACGATCATGATGCACGCGGAGAACGGCATCGCGATCGACCAGCTGGTCGCGCAGGCGCTCGCGCAGGGCCGCACCGACCCGGTCGAGCACGGCCTGACCCGGCCCGCCGAGCTGGAGGGCGAGGCCACGTCCCGCGCCATCACGCTGGCCAAGGTCACCGGGTCGCCGCTGTACATCGTGCACCTGTCCGCCGCGCAGGCGCTGGACGCGGTGACGAAGGCGCGCGACACCGGGCAGAACGTCTTCGCCGAGACGTGCCCGCAGTACCTGTACCTGTCGCTGGAGGACCTGGCGAAGCCGGACTTCGAGGGCTCGAAGTACGTCGCCTCCCCCCCGCTGCGGCCCAAGGAGCACCAGTCCGAGCTGTGGCGCGGCCTGCGCACCAACGACCTTTCGGTGGTGTCGACCGACCACTGCCCGTTCTGCTTCAAGGACCAGAAGGAGCTGGGGCGCGGCGACTTCTCCAAGATCCCCAACGGGATGCCGGGCGTCGAGCACCGGATGGACCTGCTGCACCAGGGCGTGGTGGCGGGCGAGATCACGCTGGAGCGGTGGGTGGAGATCTGCTCCACCACGCCCGCGCGGATGTTCGGCCTGCACCCGCGCAAGGGCGTCATCGCGCCCGGCGCGGACGCCGACGTCGTGGTGTACGACCCGAACGCGCGGCAGGTCATCTCGGCGGCCACGCACCACATGAACGTCGACTACTCGGCGTACGAGGGCATGGAGATCACCGGCAAGGTCGACGTGGTGCTGTCCCGCGGCCGGGTGGTCGTCGACGCCGGCGGTTTCCGCGGCTCGACCGGGCACGGGCGGTTCCTGTCCCGCGAGCTGAACCAGTACCTGGTCTAG
- a CDS encoding TIGR03842 family LLM class F420-dependent oxidoreductase — protein MDFGVVLQTDPPARDVVAGMKAAEDNGFRYGWTFDSVVLWQEPFVIYSQVLAATSELVVGPMVTNPSTRDWSVTASLFATLNDMFGNRTVCGIGRGDSARRVIGQAPASLATLGRAMTVIKELAEGREVEHHGTPVRIPWVRDGKLEMWMAAYGPKALKMVGEQADGFILQTADVDIARWTIGTVREAAEAAGRDPSAITVCVAAPAYVGADLAHQRDQLRWFGGMVGNHVADLVARYGDSGAVPSALTDYIKDREGYDYAHHGKAGNRSTDFVPDSIVDRFCLLGPASAHVDRLQELRELGVDNFALYLMHDDKDKTLASYGNEVIGRV, from the coding sequence GTGGACTTCGGGGTAGTGCTCCAGACCGACCCGCCCGCCCGGGACGTGGTGGCCGGAATGAAGGCCGCCGAGGACAACGGCTTCCGCTACGGCTGGACGTTCGACTCGGTCGTGCTGTGGCAGGAGCCGTTCGTCATCTACTCGCAGGTGCTGGCGGCGACGTCGGAGCTGGTCGTCGGCCCCATGGTGACCAACCCGAGCACCCGGGACTGGTCGGTGACCGCGTCGCTGTTCGCCACGCTGAACGACATGTTCGGCAACCGGACGGTGTGCGGCATCGGGCGCGGCGACTCGGCGCGCCGGGTGATCGGGCAGGCACCCGCGTCGCTGGCGACGCTCGGCCGGGCCATGACGGTGATCAAGGAGCTGGCGGAGGGCCGGGAGGTCGAGCACCACGGCACGCCGGTGCGCATCCCCTGGGTGCGCGACGGCAAGCTGGAGATGTGGATGGCCGCCTACGGCCCCAAGGCGCTGAAGATGGTCGGTGAGCAGGCGGACGGGTTCATCCTGCAGACCGCCGACGTGGACATCGCCCGGTGGACGATCGGGACGGTGCGCGAGGCGGCGGAGGCGGCGGGCCGCGACCCCTCGGCGATCACGGTGTGCGTGGCCGCGCCCGCGTACGTGGGGGCGGACCTGGCGCACCAGCGCGACCAGCTGCGGTGGTTCGGCGGGATGGTCGGCAACCACGTGGCCGACCTGGTCGCGCGGTACGGCGACTCGGGCGCGGTGCCGTCGGCGCTGACCGACTACATCAAGGACCGGGAGGGCTACGACTACGCCCACCACGGCAAGGCGGGCAACCGGTCGACGGACTTCGTGCCGGACTCGATCGTGGACCGGTTCTGCCTGCTGGGACCGGCGTCCGCGCACGTGGACCGGTTGCAGGAGCTGCGCGAGCTCGGCGTGGACAACTTCGCGCTGTACCTGATGCACGACGACAAGGACAAGACGCTCGCGTCCTACGGCAACGAGGTGATCGGCCGGGTGTGA
- a CDS encoding DUF4240 domain-containing protein: protein MILPTAAEEARFWAMLENAWAGLGPGPNGLRRALAERDPSADGFAEAAELEEHLDTVLGALAEACDGLSGEELVALDRVAERKLHEIDRADVQAVTDGSDDGFLYARGFVLALGREFYEAVARDPRIAVEDAECEDFCYFFARLHDARFGGYPETGSGISRESASNPAGWPRQGVPSDV, encoded by the coding sequence ATGATCCTTCCGACCGCTGCCGAAGAGGCCCGCTTCTGGGCGATGCTGGAGAACGCGTGGGCCGGGCTCGGTCCCGGGCCGAACGGCCTGCGGCGCGCGCTGGCCGAGCGCGACCCGTCCGCCGACGGCTTCGCCGAGGCCGCCGAGCTGGAGGAACACCTCGACACCGTGCTGGGGGCGTTGGCCGAGGCGTGCGACGGGCTGTCCGGCGAGGAGCTGGTGGCGCTGGACCGGGTGGCCGAGCGCAAGCTGCACGAGATCGACCGGGCCGACGTGCAGGCGGTCACCGACGGTTCGGACGACGGCTTCCTGTACGCGCGGGGCTTCGTCCTCGCGCTGGGGCGGGAGTTCTACGAGGCCGTGGCGCGCGACCCGCGGATCGCCGTGGAGGACGCGGAGTGCGAGGACTTCTGCTACTTCTTCGCCCGGCTGCACGACGCGCGGTTCGGGGGTTACCCGGAGACGGGGTCGGGGATCTCCCGGGAATCGGCCTCGAACCCGGCGGGTTGGCCGAGGCAGGGGGTACCGTCGGACGTGTGA
- a CDS encoding PH domain-containing protein, whose protein sequence is MIDFEKQSVFKLAPCRPEDIAPQVAPILIQGEQIVSSFKTVRDFVVFTNKRVIAVNVQGMTGRKKDFTSLPYSRVQAFSIETAGTFDMDAELDLWFSGLGQVRLEFKGHADVRLLGQMIATFVL, encoded by the coding sequence GTGATCGACTTCGAGAAGCAGTCCGTCTTCAAGCTCGCGCCGTGCCGCCCGGAGGACATCGCGCCGCAGGTGGCGCCGATCCTGATCCAGGGCGAGCAGATCGTGTCGAGCTTCAAGACGGTGCGGGACTTCGTGGTGTTCACCAACAAGCGGGTGATCGCGGTGAACGTCCAGGGCATGACCGGCCGCAAGAAGGACTTCACGTCGCTGCCCTACAGCCGGGTGCAGGCGTTCTCCATCGAGACGGCGGGCACGTTCGACATGGACGCGGAGCTGGACCTGTGGTTCAGCGGGCTGGGCCAGGTGCGGCTGGAGTTCAAGGGGCACGCCGACGTGCGGCTGCTCGGCCAGATGATCGCGACCTTCGTCCTCTGA
- a CDS encoding RidA family protein, with protein MAVSLVNPEGHVVVPAYHHVAVATGSKHVHIAGQVAWDEEGQLVAPGDLAGQVAQVYRNVAKCLSAAGAGFHDVVRFTWYAAGWKPEMYDAFNAGVARAAAEFDITGPPAALIGVDVLFQPGILVEAEVTAILD; from the coding sequence GTGGCGGTTTCGCTGGTCAACCCCGAGGGTCACGTCGTCGTGCCCGCCTACCACCACGTCGCCGTGGCCACGGGCAGCAAGCACGTCCACATCGCCGGACAGGTGGCGTGGGACGAGGAGGGGCAACTCGTCGCGCCCGGCGACCTCGCCGGGCAGGTCGCGCAGGTGTACCGCAACGTGGCCAAGTGCCTGTCCGCCGCGGGCGCGGGCTTCCACGACGTGGTCCGGTTCACCTGGTACGCCGCCGGGTGGAAGCCGGAGATGTACGACGCGTTCAACGCCGGGGTCGCGCGGGCCGCGGCGGAGTTCGACATCACCGGGCCGCCCGCGGCGCTGATCGGAGTCGACGTCCTCTTCCAGCCGGGCATCCTGGTCGAGGCCGAGGTGACGGCCATCCTCGACTAG
- a CDS encoding MarR family winged helix-turn-helix transcriptional regulator, which translates to MAWLDPAEKDAWSALISLVLLLPGRLESPLQHAAGLTLFDYLTLSHISEAPDRRIRMSELAYLANGSLSRLSNVVRRFEERGWVRRSPDPDDGRYTLAALTDAGYDVVVAAAPVHVRSVREVVLDPLGKADRRALARIAAKLGVLPPGHR; encoded by the coding sequence GTGGCGTGGCTCGACCCGGCCGAGAAGGACGCCTGGAGCGCGCTGATCTCCCTGGTGCTGCTGCTCCCCGGGCGGCTCGAATCACCGCTGCAGCACGCGGCCGGGCTGACCCTGTTCGACTACCTCACGCTCAGCCACATCTCCGAGGCCCCGGACCGCAGGATCCGGATGAGCGAACTGGCCTACCTGGCCAACGGCTCGCTCTCGCGCCTGTCGAACGTCGTGCGGCGCTTCGAGGAGCGGGGCTGGGTCAGGCGCTCGCCCGATCCGGACGACGGCCGCTACACGCTCGCCGCGCTCACCGACGCGGGTTACGACGTGGTCGTCGCCGCGGCGCCCGTGCACGTGAGGTCGGTGCGGGAGGTCGTGCTCGACCCGCTGGGGAAGGCCGACCGGCGTGCCCTGGCCCGGATCGCGGCGAAGCTGGGGGTGCTCCCTCCCGGTCACCGCTGA